One genomic region from Pseudodesulfovibrio sp. S3 encodes:
- a CDS encoding aldehyde ferredoxin oxidoreductase C-terminal domain-containing protein, with protein sequence MIRDFFRVMEVNLTTGKTNIIELPGRGEYLGGAGLAARLFEKFGFIDRDWDDPEQPVIFAIGPLTGYFPLMSKTCCAFRSPYHNQYTESYAGGKSALSLRFANLDALVVTGKAKRLTALCVGSRRVETRDVEYMRGFDAIHTGRVLRKIFPGSGRRSILRIGPAGENLSAYACINVDTFRHFGRLGGGTAMGIKNLKAICILGDRGFDLPEGKAYPKLYKHIFEQLTTTEMMAKYHGLGTAVNINPLNELKSLPWKNLQQTSSPNAGGISGETFADDTLLRNAACAGCPVGCIHVGFVREQFQTNNQYLYRQVGYDYEPIFSCGGMLEVTDAPQVLRILDVIEKEGLDCMSTGVALAWATEALEKGVISEKETEVKLTWGDAETYMQAVERLGRPTNDFYKLLAQGTLKCAEHYGGADFACVLGQEMAGYATGEVFFVSEGLGFRHSHLDSGGYAYDQKHEDKDVTKALDFLVNDERERIVLNCMVGCLFSRGVYKDDLLAEALESVGYGVHNESVADIGHRVQKLRWRLRLRMGYRPDQAKIPKRYSEITTWKGPLDTEYMEALRTGYAARILEMGAPLEEDD encoded by the coding sequence ATGATTAGAGACTTCTTCCGCGTCATGGAGGTCAACCTGACCACAGGCAAGACCAACATCATCGAGCTTCCCGGACGGGGTGAATACCTCGGCGGCGCAGGCCTTGCGGCCCGGCTGTTCGAAAAATTCGGCTTCATTGACCGCGATTGGGACGACCCGGAACAACCCGTCATCTTCGCCATCGGCCCCTTGACCGGCTACTTCCCGCTCATGAGCAAGACCTGCTGCGCATTCCGGTCCCCCTACCACAACCAGTACACCGAGAGTTACGCTGGCGGTAAATCCGCCCTGTCCCTGCGGTTTGCCAACCTGGACGCCCTGGTGGTGACCGGAAAGGCAAAACGGCTGACGGCCCTGTGCGTCGGTTCCCGGCGGGTGGAGACCCGCGATGTGGAATACATGCGCGGATTCGATGCCATACACACCGGTCGCGTGCTCAGAAAGATATTCCCCGGCTCGGGCCGCCGATCCATCCTGCGCATCGGTCCTGCGGGCGAGAATCTGTCGGCATACGCCTGCATCAACGTGGATACCTTCCGCCATTTCGGACGATTGGGCGGCGGTACGGCCATGGGCATCAAGAACCTGAAGGCCATCTGCATCCTGGGTGACCGGGGCTTTGATCTGCCAGAGGGCAAGGCCTATCCAAAACTCTACAAACACATCTTCGAACAACTCACCACCACCGAAATGATGGCCAAATATCACGGCCTGGGAACGGCGGTGAACATCAACCCGCTCAATGAATTGAAAAGCCTGCCGTGGAAGAACCTGCAACAGACCTCCAGCCCGAATGCCGGGGGTATTTCCGGCGAGACCTTTGCAGACGACACCCTGCTGCGGAACGCGGCCTGTGCGGGGTGTCCTGTGGGTTGCATCCATGTCGGCTTTGTCCGCGAACAGTTCCAGACCAACAATCAGTATCTCTATCGCCAGGTCGGGTACGACTACGAACCCATCTTTTCCTGCGGAGGCATGCTGGAGGTCACGGATGCCCCTCAGGTCCTGCGCATCCTGGACGTCATCGAAAAGGAAGGGCTGGACTGCATGTCCACAGGCGTGGCCCTGGCCTGGGCCACCGAGGCCCTGGAAAAGGGCGTCATCAGTGAAAAGGAGACCGAGGTCAAACTGACCTGGGGCGATGCCGAGACGTATATGCAGGCCGTGGAACGCCTGGGACGGCCCACCAATGACTTCTACAAACTGCTGGCCCAGGGTACCCTGAAGTGCGCAGAACACTACGGCGGTGCGGATTTCGCCTGCGTACTCGGCCAGGAAATGGCCGGCTATGCCACGGGAGAAGTTTTCTTCGTCTCCGAGGGACTCGGTTTCCGGCACTCCCATCTGGATTCAGGAGGTTATGCCTACGACCAGAAGCACGAAGACAAGGATGTAACCAAGGCCTTGGATTTCCTTGTCAACGACGAACGCGAGCGGATCGTGCTCAACTGCATGGTAGGCTGCCTGTTCTCTCGCGGCGTGTACAAGGACGACCTTTTGGCTGAAGCGTTGGAGTCAGTGGGCTACGGCGTCCACAATGAATCCGTCGCCGACATCGGACATCGGGTACAAAAACTGCGCTGGCGGCTGCGGCTCCGGATGGGCTACCGCCCCGACCAGGCAAAGATCCCCAAACGGTACTCGGAGATCACCACCTGGAAGGGACCTCTTGATACGGAATACATGGAAGCGCTGCGCACAGGTTATGCAGCGCGCATCCTGGAAATGGGTGCCCCGCTTGAGGAAGACGACTAA
- a CDS encoding PA2778 family cysteine peptidase — protein sequence MHGIKRSGGRTAAAVLLLLLLATGSGCSLYGGVMPPPPAGNPQFVVEDVPFYPQEEYQCGPAALAMALTWSGLPMQPGALVDEVYTPARKGSLQPDMITAARRHGRIAYPITGAEQLIAEVAGGNPVIVLQNLGLSWYPVWHYAMVIGYDQPAGQVFLRSGVTETKVSPYRVFENTWGSSDFWGLLVLPPSRMPVTVKEKAWLEASVGLERAQVPESAAPAYAAAVERWPENYDAWIGLGNARYALGSRPDAAAAFQRATMLRPDNGIAFNNLAQVLAEMGQREKALAAAKKAVACGGPHLDAFRKTLSEIK from the coding sequence ATGCACGGAATTAAAAGGAGCGGCGGCCGGACAGCGGCCGCCGTTCTCCTCCTGTTGCTCCTTGCCACGGGTTCGGGCTGCAGCCTGTACGGGGGCGTGATGCCCCCGCCCCCGGCAGGGAATCCGCAATTCGTGGTCGAGGATGTCCCTTTCTATCCTCAGGAAGAGTATCAGTGCGGCCCTGCGGCCTTGGCCATGGCCCTCACCTGGAGCGGCCTGCCCATGCAACCCGGTGCGCTGGTGGACGAAGTCTACACCCCTGCACGCAAAGGGAGCCTGCAACCGGACATGATCACTGCTGCCCGGCGTCATGGCCGCATAGCCTATCCCATCACGGGTGCGGAACAGCTCATTGCCGAAGTGGCCGGAGGCAATCCGGTGATCGTCCTGCAAAACCTGGGGTTATCCTGGTATCCGGTGTGGCACTATGCGATGGTCATCGGGTACGACCAACCCGCCGGACAGGTCTTCCTCCGGTCCGGGGTCACCGAAACCAAGGTCTCGCCGTATCGCGTCTTTGAAAACACCTGGGGGTCGAGCGACTTCTGGGGGCTTTTGGTGCTGCCGCCGTCACGGATGCCGGTGACGGTCAAGGAAAAGGCGTGGCTCGAAGCCTCCGTGGGGCTTGAACGCGCACAGGTCCCGGAGTCGGCGGCTCCGGCCTATGCCGCCGCCGTGGAAAGATGGCCGGAAAACTATGACGCCTGGATCGGGTTGGGCAATGCCAGGTATGCCCTGGGCAGCAGACCCGATGCGGCTGCCGCGTTTCAACGCGCCACAATGCTTCGTCCCGACAACGGCATAGCCTTCAACAATCTGGCCCAGGTCCTGGCGGAGATGGGGCAACGCGAAAAAGCTCTGGCAGCAGCCAAAAAGGCCGTGGCCTGCGGCGGGCCGCATCTGGACGCGTTCCGAAAAACACTCTCTGAAATCAAGTAG
- a CDS encoding glycosyltransferase family 4 protein produces MPKKQRIWGTLDPFFEGGPILGRTVANVRFLDSLLQADPFSEYHFFLPGNSALAPLQRHLEKTALAMLEAGRIKLMQRAELPRMLAAGSYHCFHLSDCITSQPYLARMRNRYSERIFPVTGLIHSLSYANYPQAFLQHLWPGTTRRDAIVCTSTAGRQVVDTYFRLLRNGFALSEETHPAPGLAHIPLAVDTEAYGPGEPNQGPLVRVLVFGRISHHSKMDLVPLIRALHRLVQDGMDPGGVELVLAGWSDKDNHTLDTLTNLAANIGISLSIHLRPNEANKLLLFQSADIFVSIADNPQETFGITLVEAGAFGLPVVASDYDGYRDIVEDGVTGLLVPTTGPATTPEVDLMAPLNFDSHYHLQLAQTTAVDIPLLTEALGRLIHSPTLRQAMGAAARNRVLERFSWPKVIDQYVSLWDALWKEPATAEPLRDLPHPLAPEFGALFSHYASQTLTGSTVLKIGRTGEAFYRDRDYPNIYTGLHGTIDPDVIKKLAFFARNPVDTNTLISKISEIASLNTPKIENHILWALKQDILQKVE; encoded by the coding sequence ATGCCGAAAAAACAACGCATATGGGGAACCCTGGACCCCTTTTTCGAAGGCGGCCCGATTCTGGGGCGCACCGTGGCGAATGTAAGGTTCCTGGACTCCCTGCTTCAAGCGGACCCCTTCAGCGAATATCATTTCTTTCTTCCCGGAAACAGTGCGCTCGCCCCATTGCAACGCCATCTGGAAAAGACCGCTTTGGCAATGCTTGAGGCGGGACGGATCAAACTCATGCAGCGCGCGGAGTTGCCCCGGATGCTGGCCGCCGGCAGCTACCATTGCTTCCACCTGTCCGACTGCATCACCAGCCAGCCCTACCTGGCCCGCATGCGCAACCGCTACAGCGAACGGATCTTTCCGGTCACCGGCCTCATCCATTCCCTGAGCTATGCCAATTACCCCCAGGCCTTTCTGCAACACCTGTGGCCTGGAACCACCCGTAGGGACGCCATTGTCTGCACCTCCACAGCAGGCAGGCAGGTTGTGGACACCTACTTCCGTCTCCTGCGCAACGGGTTTGCCCTGTCTGAGGAGACGCACCCGGCGCCAGGGCTGGCGCACATCCCCCTGGCCGTGGACACGGAAGCCTATGGCCCCGGCGAGCCGAATCAGGGCCCCCTGGTCCGCGTGCTGGTCTTCGGACGGATATCCCACCATTCAAAAATGGACCTGGTGCCTCTGATCCGCGCACTGCACCGGCTGGTGCAGGACGGCATGGACCCCGGCGGCGTGGAACTGGTCCTGGCGGGCTGGAGCGACAAGGACAACCACACCCTGGACACGCTGACCAACCTGGCGGCCAATATCGGCATCTCCCTGAGCATCCACCTGCGCCCGAACGAAGCCAACAAGCTGCTGCTGTTCCAGTCTGCGGACATTTTCGTGTCCATTGCCGACAACCCGCAGGAGACCTTCGGCATCACCCTGGTCGAGGCCGGAGCCTTCGGCCTGCCCGTGGTGGCATCGGACTACGACGGCTACCGGGATATCGTGGAGGACGGCGTGACCGGGCTTCTGGTGCCGACAACAGGACCGGCTACCACCCCCGAAGTGGACCTCATGGCTCCCCTGAATTTTGACAGCCACTATCACCTGCAACTTGCGCAGACCACTGCCGTGGACATCCCGCTCCTGACCGAGGCTCTCGGGCGACTGATCCACTCCCCGACCCTGCGACAGGCCATGGGTGCCGCCGCACGCAATCGGGTGCTTGAACGGTTTTCCTGGCCCAAGGTCATCGACCAGTACGTCTCCCTGTGGGACGCCCTGTGGAAAGAACCGGCAACGGCCGAACCACTGCGGGACCTCCCCCACCCCCTGGCTCCTGAATTCGGGGCACTGTTCAGCCACTACGCCAGCCAAACCCTGACCGGATCGACCGTGCTCAAGATCGGTCGAACAGGCGAGGCGTTTTACCGGGACAGGGATTACCCCAACATCTATACCGGCCTTCATGGGACCATCGACCCGGACGTCATCAAAAAACTTGCTTTTTTTGCCCGTAATCCGGTTGACACCAACACCCTGATAAGCAAGATTTCCGAAATCGCGTCCTTAAATACTCCAAAAATAGAAAATCATATCCTTTGGGCTCTCAAACAGGATATCTTACAAAAAGTGGAATAG
- a CDS encoding sensor domain-containing diguanylate cyclase, whose product MPRQTIKRGRRPELMWGLGLDDALRQQIEEGVGPGFHIRNFPAGALPVTKELEQDEKPSAAWIPWSVWKDFPEYRKEEYRNQDDTQRILIQDKDDMPLEMDRVLAEGFLTVVHTPLTKPKIQDVLFRAKELTSMYSDIYRMTEEIMLERELLARKSDQLLFLNKVLASATESLDASTILANAKSTLGLVLPIKMLHAAFWSLQSESGDVEIFLNGKMTPETESAWIEHVMVSASSMGSGPFGGFQVEYTDSVRRPEYSLTPDKGKLVTMPLTAGAETFGCLVLLCESGYRLGKDQVETFRSAVNHIGLALRNAQAFKEVKLRADRDALTRIYNRHSFDERLVYEIKRRRRYRHDLSLLMLDLDHFKSVNDTYGHKAGDMVLRKVGDILTNTFRTTDLPARYGGEEFVVLLPHTTEEAAWKLAERVRTVVEECSFDFDGQKFAVTASIGVATVEGGSLTSDDELIVKADKALYQAKNNGRNMVVVSGQKTAAQRAMQ is encoded by the coding sequence ATGCCAAGACAGACCATCAAGCGGGGCAGGCGGCCTGAGCTCATGTGGGGGCTCGGGTTGGACGATGCGCTCAGGCAGCAGATAGAAGAGGGTGTGGGGCCCGGTTTTCACATTCGGAATTTTCCTGCCGGTGCATTGCCTGTGACCAAGGAACTGGAGCAGGACGAGAAGCCTTCAGCCGCCTGGATTCCCTGGTCGGTATGGAAGGACTTTCCAGAGTACCGGAAGGAAGAATACCGCAATCAGGACGATACCCAGCGCATCCTGATCCAGGACAAGGACGATATGCCCCTTGAAATGGACCGGGTTCTTGCCGAAGGTTTCCTGACCGTGGTGCATACGCCGCTCACCAAGCCCAAGATCCAGGACGTCCTGTTCAGGGCCAAGGAACTGACGAGCATGTATTCGGACATCTACCGGATGACCGAGGAGATCATGCTCGAGCGCGAACTGCTGGCCCGCAAGAGCGATCAACTCCTGTTCTTGAACAAGGTGCTGGCGTCGGCCACCGAAAGCCTGGATGCGTCCACCATCCTGGCCAATGCCAAGAGCACGCTCGGCCTGGTGCTTCCCATCAAGATGCTGCATGCGGCATTCTGGAGTCTCCAGAGCGAGTCCGGCGATGTGGAAATATTTCTCAACGGCAAGATGACCCCGGAAACCGAATCCGCCTGGATCGAGCATGTCATGGTCTCTGCCAGTTCCATGGGTTCCGGTCCGTTCGGCGGATTTCAGGTCGAGTACACGGATTCCGTGCGCAGGCCGGAATATTCCCTGACGCCCGACAAGGGCAAGCTGGTGACCATGCCGCTTACGGCCGGTGCCGAGACTTTCGGCTGTCTGGTCCTGCTTTGCGAATCCGGCTATCGGTTGGGCAAGGATCAGGTGGAAACCTTCCGCTCTGCGGTCAACCACATCGGGTTGGCCCTGCGCAATGCCCAGGCCTTCAAGGAGGTCAAGCTGCGCGCCGATCGCGATGCCCTGACCCGTATCTACAACCGTCACTCCTTTGATGAGCGGCTGGTCTACGAGATCAAGCGCCGCCGCCGCTACCGCCATGACCTTTCCCTGCTCATGCTGGATCTTGATCACTTCAAGTCCGTGAACGACACATACGGCCACAAGGCCGGGGACATGGTGCTGCGCAAGGTCGGCGACATCCTGACCAACACGTTCCGCACCACGGACCTGCCCGCCCGCTACGGCGGCGAAGAGTTTGTCGTGCTCCTCCCGCACACCACCGAGGAGGCGGCCTGGAAGCTGGCTGAAAGGGTCCGCACGGTCGTGGAGGAATGCAGTTTCGATTTTGACGGACAGAAGTTTGCCGTTACCGCGTCCATCGGCGTGGCCACCGTGGAAGGAGGTTCGCTGACCTCCGATGACGAACTCATCGTCAAGGCGGACAAGGCCTTGTACCAGGCCAAGAACAACGGCCGGAACATGGTCGTGGTTTCCGGTCAGAAGACCGCTGCCCAAAGGGCCATGCAATAA
- a CDS encoding portal protein, producing the protein MDRTELARSLLTRFKGLEETRQPWVGSWQELTEYMLPRKNSFTAPGPGMTMRGRTGDERIFDSTPMHALELLASSLGGLLTNSALPWFDISVKDRRLGDATAVRDFLQAARERMVAVFNSEDTGFQAHVHELYLDVALLGTAVMYVESDNQTVVRFTTRPLGEVYVAESVRGQVDTVYRKYEIPARQAALEWGGACSDEIRRMAEDRPEEKVEILHAVFPRTDRDPRGLGVINFPYASVYLEIRNSHIVEESGYLEMPYMVPRWAKAAGEIYGRGPGQTALSDTRVLNAMARTALMAAEKMSDPPLMVPDDGFLGPVRSGPGGLSYYRAGSSDRIEPLPVNVDLRATEDMMTQRRESIRRIFLGDQLSQEGPAVTATEAVIRQSEKMRVLGPVLGRLQTEFLSPLIKRVFRIMLRMGELPTFPEGLNPEDLEVRYTSPVARAQKQYEAQGLAQVMEYLSPLVGAQDAFGIMDNFDTDRMARHVAELFHIPSDYLKAEDMVSESRDQRQQAAGSAQTASTVANMAAIAKTLSEAYTDRPNVLTELWAMLSGTLAGAALDTLEPSSQETIKPEQSDREEPHA; encoded by the coding sequence ATGGACAGGACAGAACTTGCCCGCTCCCTGCTCACCCGGTTCAAGGGGCTGGAGGAAACGCGTCAGCCGTGGGTCGGTTCGTGGCAGGAGCTGACGGAGTACATGCTGCCCCGCAAGAACAGCTTCACAGCGCCCGGACCGGGCATGACCATGCGTGGTCGTACCGGGGACGAGCGCATCTTCGATTCCACGCCCATGCATGCGCTGGAGTTGTTGGCCTCGTCCCTGGGCGGATTGCTGACCAATTCGGCCTTGCCGTGGTTCGACATCTCGGTGAAGGACCGCCGGCTCGGAGACGCCACGGCCGTGCGCGACTTCCTGCAGGCGGCCCGCGAACGCATGGTGGCGGTCTTCAATTCCGAAGACACCGGCTTCCAGGCCCATGTCCACGAACTGTATCTGGATGTGGCCCTGCTCGGCACGGCGGTCATGTATGTGGAGTCCGACAACCAGACCGTGGTCCGCTTCACCACCCGTCCCCTGGGCGAGGTGTATGTGGCCGAATCCGTGCGCGGTCAGGTGGACACCGTGTACCGCAAGTACGAGATCCCGGCCCGTCAGGCCGCCCTGGAATGGGGCGGGGCCTGTTCGGACGAGATCAGGCGCATGGCCGAGGACCGGCCCGAGGAAAAGGTGGAGATCCTGCATGCGGTCTTCCCTCGCACCGACCGGGACCCGCGCGGTCTGGGCGTGATCAACTTCCCGTATGCCAGCGTGTACTTGGAGATCAGGAACAGCCACATAGTGGAGGAGAGCGGCTACCTGGAAATGCCGTACATGGTCCCGCGCTGGGCCAAGGCCGCAGGCGAGATATACGGGCGGGGACCGGGCCAGACCGCCCTGTCCGACACCCGCGTGCTCAACGCCATGGCCCGCACCGCGCTCATGGCCGCAGAAAAGATGTCGGACCCGCCGCTCATGGTGCCGGACGACGGTTTTCTCGGTCCGGTGCGTTCCGGTCCGGGCGGGCTGTCGTACTACCGGGCCGGCTCTTCGGACCGCATCGAACCCCTGCCCGTGAACGTTGATCTGCGTGCCACCGAGGACATGATGACCCAGCGTCGCGAGTCCATCCGGCGCATCTTTCTGGGTGATCAGCTCTCCCAGGAAGGCCCGGCGGTCACGGCCACCGAGGCGGTCATCCGCCAATCCGAGAAGATGCGCGTGCTCGGCCCGGTCCTGGGCAGACTCCAGACCGAATTCCTGAGTCCGCTCATCAAGCGGGTCTTCCGCATCATGCTGCGCATGGGCGAATTGCCCACTTTCCCCGAAGGGTTGAATCCCGAAGACCTGGAGGTGCGCTACACCTCGCCCGTGGCCCGCGCCCAGAAGCAGTACGAGGCCCAGGGGCTGGCCCAGGTCATGGAGTACCTCTCGCCCCTGGTGGGCGCGCAGGACGCCTTCGGCATCATGGACAACTTCGACACCGACCGCATGGCCCGGCATGTGGCCGAGCTGTTTCACATCCCGTCCGACTATCTCAAGGCCGAGGATATGGTGTCCGAGTCCCGGGACCAGAGACAACAGGCAGCGGGCAGTGCGCAGACCGCATCCACGGTGGCCAACATGGCGGCCATCGCCAAGACCCTGTCCGAGGCCTACACGGATCGGCCCAACGTGCTGACCGAGCTGTGGGCCATGCTCTCCGGCACCCTTGCCGGAGCGGCGCTCGACACGCTCGAACCCTCCTCGCAGGAAACAATCAAACCCGAACAATCAGACAGGGAGGAGCCCCATGCCTGA
- the rlmN gene encoding 23S rRNA (adenine(2503)-C(2))-methyltransferase RlmN: MQNLIELTKNDLEAFVAEDLKEPRFRTEQIWQWLWQKRVRDVEAMTNLSKPLRDKVASMACIVWPEIAKVATSKDGTIKFLLRLGDGKLIETVLIPMNDRYSQCLSTQVGCAMACTFCNTGKLGFERNLSYGEIMGQILVGRQYLEDRGMNPLKNLVFMGMGEPLLNLDNLIKVLTDLPCERGLSLSWRRSMVSTVGFPDKLKILGDLEIALPAISLHAPTQELRAQIMPKAAKVHLDDLMAALRAYPMRPRERITFEYLLLKDVNDSLEHADQLARLIDRKKGKINLIAYNATEGMPYGAPDRDKVEAFEKRLWAHGLTAFIRRSMGADIEAACGQLKAENRDT; this comes from the coding sequence ATGCAAAACCTCATCGAGCTGACAAAAAACGATCTCGAAGCCTTTGTGGCCGAGGACCTCAAGGAACCCCGTTTCCGGACCGAGCAGATCTGGCAGTGGCTGTGGCAAAAGCGCGTCCGCGACGTGGAAGCCATGACCAACCTGTCCAAGCCGCTTCGGGACAAGGTGGCGTCCATGGCCTGTATTGTCTGGCCCGAGATCGCCAAGGTGGCCACAAGCAAGGACGGGACCATCAAGTTCCTGCTGCGGCTGGGCGACGGCAAGCTCATCGAGACCGTGCTCATTCCCATGAACGACCGCTACTCCCAGTGCCTGTCCACCCAGGTGGGCTGCGCCATGGCCTGCACGTTCTGCAATACCGGCAAGCTCGGCTTCGAACGCAATCTTTCCTACGGCGAGATCATGGGGCAGATCCTGGTGGGCCGCCAGTACCTGGAAGACCGGGGCATGAACCCGCTCAAGAATCTCGTGTTCATGGGCATGGGCGAGCCGCTGCTCAACCTGGATAATCTGATCAAGGTATTGACCGACCTGCCGTGCGAACGCGGCCTTTCGCTCTCCTGGCGGCGGTCCATGGTTTCCACGGTGGGCTTCCCGGACAAGCTCAAGATTCTGGGCGATCTGGAAATAGCCCTGCCCGCCATCTCCCTGCACGCGCCCACCCAGGAACTGCGTGCGCAAATCATGCCCAAGGCGGCCAAGGTCCATCTGGACGACCTCATGGCGGCGCTTCGAGCCTATCCCATGCGTCCGCGTGAGCGGATCACCTTCGAGTATCTGCTCCTGAAGGACGTGAACGATTCCCTTGAACATGCGGATCAGTTGGCCCGACTCATCGACCGCAAAAAGGGCAAGATCAACCTCATCGCCTACAACGCCACCGAGGGCATGCCCTACGGCGCACCGGATCGCGACAAGGTGGAGGCGTTCGAGAAGCGGTTGTGGGCTCATGGCCTGACCGCTTTCATCCGCCGCTCCATGGGCGCGGACATCGAGGCGGCCTGCGGCCAGCTCAAGGCTGAGAACCGCGACACCTGA
- the zupT gene encoding zinc transporter ZupT yields MDSQTVLYAFGLTLFAGLSTGIGSAIAFFARRTNTKFLSLALGFSAGVMIYVSFVEILVKARDALTIELGEFSAAWVTALSFFGGIAFIAVIDKFVPSYENPHEMHSIEEMDEGKENLPKNEAHNFDKLRRTGVFAAIAIAIHNFPEGLATFTAALTDPALGTAIAVAIAIHNIPEGIAVSIPLFYATGDRKKAFFYSFLSGLSEPVGALIGYLILMPFFTPTLFGVLFAGVGGIMVFISLDELLPAAEEFGEHHLAIYGLIAGMVVMALSLLLFL; encoded by the coding sequence ATGGATTCCCAAACCGTACTCTACGCCTTCGGGCTGACACTGTTCGCCGGACTTTCCACCGGCATCGGCTCGGCAATCGCATTTTTCGCCCGCCGGACCAATACCAAATTCCTGTCCCTTGCCCTGGGGTTTTCCGCAGGGGTCATGATCTATGTTTCCTTTGTGGAGATTCTGGTCAAGGCCAGGGATGCCCTGACCATTGAACTGGGCGAGTTTTCCGCCGCCTGGGTGACCGCGCTTTCCTTCTTCGGCGGCATCGCGTTCATCGCCGTCATCGACAAGTTCGTGCCCAGCTATGAAAATCCGCACGAGATGCATTCCATTGAAGAGATGGATGAAGGCAAGGAAAACCTGCCCAAGAACGAGGCCCACAATTTTGACAAATTGAGGCGTACCGGCGTGTTTGCGGCCATTGCCATCGCCATCCACAATTTCCCCGAGGGGCTGGCCACCTTTACCGCGGCCCTGACCGACCCGGCCCTGGGCACGGCCATTGCCGTGGCCATCGCCATCCACAACATCCCGGAAGGCATTGCCGTGTCCATCCCGCTCTTCTACGCCACCGGGGACCGCAAGAAGGCCTTTTTCTACTCCTTCCTGTCCGGCCTGTCCGAGCCGGTGGGCGCGCTCATAGGCTACCTCATCCTGATGCCGTTCTTCACGCCCACCCTCTTCGGCGTCCTGTTCGCGGGTGTGGGCGGGATCATGGTCTTTATCTCCCTGGATGAGTTGCTCCCGGCTGCCGAGGAGTTCGGTGAACACCACCTCGCTATCTACGGACTGATTGCCGGGATGGTGGTCATGGCCCTGTCCTTGTTGCTTTTTTTGTGA
- a CDS encoding PA2779 family protein, with protein MKTYPKFTRFVCLFMVFSLFLLNVSVSVAQAKMISTEASMAVSRSAENRALIKTHLQRAEVRQVLADQGVDVAEVEKRVDALSDAEVAQIADQVADMPAGSGAFGVIIGAALFVFVVLLVTDIAGWTDVYPFVTRYQPHARN; from the coding sequence ATGAAAACTTATCCCAAATTTACCCGTTTTGTATGTCTGTTCATGGTTTTTTCCCTGTTCCTCCTGAATGTTTCCGTCTCGGTCGCCCAAGCGAAGATGATCTCCACGGAAGCCTCCATGGCCGTGAGCCGGAGTGCCGAAAACCGCGCCCTGATCAAAACGCACCTGCAGCGGGCCGAAGTCCGGCAGGTCCTGGCCGACCAGGGCGTTGACGTTGCCGAAGTGGAAAAGCGTGTTGACGCCCTGTCCGATGCCGAAGTAGCGCAGATCGCGGACCAGGTGGCGGACATGCCCGCTGGCAGCGGCGCATTCGGCGTGATCATCGGAGCTGCACTTTTTGTCTTTGTGGTGCTGCTGGTCACGGACATTGCCGGATGGACGGACGTCTATCCGTTCGTGACAAGGTATCAGCCCCATGCACGGAATTAA
- a CDS encoding 4Fe-4S binding protein: MKVLRAARMERCIGCHSCSLACARQVHKFLSWNKAGIRISSAGGLSTGFEARVCLACSPAPCAEACPTGSLIQRRDGGVIQKKKLCIRCGKCAEACPVDAIFLDHLVNPYVCIHCGQCVPFCPHDCLELVDLPKREQTEGGSDD; encoded by the coding sequence ATGAAAGTTCTTAGAGCAGCACGCATGGAACGATGCATAGGCTGCCACTCATGCTCACTGGCCTGCGCAAGACAGGTCCACAAATTTCTCTCCTGGAACAAGGCGGGCATTCGCATCTCGTCGGCGGGCGGCCTGTCCACCGGCTTCGAGGCACGAGTCTGTCTGGCCTGCTCACCGGCCCCCTGCGCCGAAGCATGTCCCACCGGCTCGCTCATCCAGCGGCGCGACGGCGGCGTCATCCAGAAAAAGAAGCTGTGCATCCGCTGTGGCAAATGTGCTGAAGCCTGCCCGGTGGACGCCATCTTTCTGGACCACCTGGTAAACCCGTATGTATGCATCCACTGCGGACAATGTGTGCCGTTCTGTCCGCACGACTGCCTTGAACTGGTGGATCTCCCCAAGCGGGAGCAGACCGAAGGAGGGAGCGATGATTAG